The genomic DNA AAAATACTCAAAACCTTCGGATCTTATCCAAGGATATTTGTCTTTAAGAGCCACTATCCTTTCCTCTATAGCCTGAGGGGCAAAAAGTTCGGTAAGTGTAGTCGCAACGCCAAATATCCAGCTCCTACTTTTGCATAAGTTAAGATAAGTATCTACAGCGAACTTCACGGAGGGTAGGACATACCCTTGCGTGATCTGCTCCCTTTCCAAACCCATTGCCTCTCCGAGCCTTATCCACATTTCAATACCCCAACTGTCATGATTGATTATTCTTTTTATCCACACTCGTCTTACCTCAATGAAGGGGCAGTTGGAGATGATCGCGGCATCCTTCATAGGAAGTATTCTCTGGTAGTAAAACCTGTTTATCACCCAAGCTCTTATCTGACCGGGTGTTAGCTTCCCTTCTATCATAAGCTTGTGAAAAGGATGATTGGTGTGATACTTATCTTTACCTAACTCCCTTAAAGTGTTTACAAATTCCTCAAAAGGTACCTCTAACTCAACCATTTGACCGTACCTCTCCTTAGCGGTGACACATCATACTTTTTTGCGTCCTCTATAAGCCTATCTACCAGATATCTGTAAGGTGAAAGTTCGCAGCTCGGATCAGTGGCATCAGCCACATTCGTTAATAGGTAAGCAAAACACCTGCACCCACCAAAATCCTTCTCTTTATTTGGACACGTTTTGCAAGGTTCTTTCATCCACTCAAACCCCCTAAAGGCGTTAAAAGATTCCGAGTTATACCATATATCCCGTAGATCTTTTTCCTTCACATTTTCAAAGGTCAAAGTTTTTATAACCTTTGCACCATGACATGGGAGTACTTCTCCGATAGGATTCACAACTATATATTTGTTTCCCCATCCGTAAGTGCAGGGTCTTGGTCTTCCTTCGTATATATCAAGGGCAACCATGGTTATACTCATTTGTCCCTTGAGTTTTTCTTTATACTCTTGAGCAACTTTATAAGCTCTCTCAACACTTTCCTTATTTGGTATTAATGAAAGTCTGTTTTTCCAATCCCATCCTCCGAATTGTAACATAGCTATCTCAAATCTTGGCACTCCTAAATCATAAACGAATTGGATAATATTCTCTATGTGGTCAATATTCCATTTGTGAAGAACTATATTCATAGTCAAGAATACACCAGTTTCCTTAAGCCAGGATAATACCTTTAGCTTCTTTTCATACGTATGTGACTCTCC from Hydrogenobacter sp. includes the following:
- the pqqC gene encoding pyrroloquinoline-quinone synthase PqqC, producing the protein MVELEVPFEEFVNTLRELGKDKYHTNHPFHKLMIEGKLTPGQIRAWVINRFYYQRILPMKDAAIISNCPFIEVRRVWIKRIINHDSWGIEMWIRLGEAMGLEREQITQGYVLPSVKFAVDTYLNLCKSRSWIFGVATTLTELFAPQAIEERIVALKDKYPWIRSEGFEYFEWRLSEKGIREDLSGTLDILRKYANTLEARRECIKALSFKLDLLWSLLDAIYYEYVLKNDGKTPYD
- the pqqE gene encoding pyrroloquinoline quinone biosynthesis protein PqqE, coding for MNEVKEPEVLVAELTYRCNMHCWYCYNPQDLSEYPIQKELTTDEWRKVIRKASDLGVIHIHITGGEPTIRPDLPDIVEEAKKCGTYVNLITNITLYDREYWEKLIEKGVDHIQVSFQAHTKELNDLIGESHTYEKKLKVLSWLKETGVFLTMNIVLHKWNIDHIENIIQFVYDLGVPRFEIAMLQFGGWDWKNRLSLIPNKESVERAYKVAQEYKEKLKGQMSITMVALDIYEGRPRPCTYGWGNKYIVVNPIGEVLPCHGAKVIKTLTFENVKEKDLRDIWYNSESFNAFRGFEWMKEPCKTCPNKEKDFGGCRCFAYLLTNVADATDPSCELSPYRYLVDRLIEDAKKYDVSPLRRGTVKWLS